Proteins from a single region of Gorilla gorilla gorilla isolate KB3781 chromosome 16, NHGRI_mGorGor1-v2.1_pri, whole genome shotgun sequence:
- the MESD gene encoding LRP chaperone MESD, with product MAVSRWARKAVVLLCASDLLLLLLLPPPGSCAAEGSPGTPDESTPPPRKKKKDIRDYNDADMARLLEQWEKDDDIEEGDLPEHKRPSAPVDFSKIDPSKPESILKMTKKGKTLMMFVTVSGSPTEKETEEITSLWQGSLFNANYDVQRFIVGSDRAIFMLRDGSYAWEIKDFLVGQDRCADVTLEGQVYPGKGGGSKEKNKTKQDKGKKKKEGDLKSRSSKEENRAGNKREDL from the exons ATGGCGGTTTCTAGGTGGGCGCGCAAGGCCGTGGTCTTGCTTTGTGCCTCtgacctgctgctgctgctgctgctaccacCGCCTGGGTCCTGCGCGGCCGAAGGCTCGCCCGGGACGCCCGACGAGTCTACCCCACCTCCccggaagaagaagaaggatatTCGCGATTACAATGATGCAGACATGGCGCGTCTTCTGGAGCAATGGGAG AAAGATGATGACATTGAAGAAGGAGATCTTCCAGAGCACAAGAGACCTTCAGCACCTGTCGACTTCTCAAAGATAGACCCAAGCAAGCCTGAAAGCATATTGAAAATGACGAAAAAAGGGAAGACTCTCATGATGTTTGTCACTGTATCAGGAAGCCCTACTGAGAAGGAGACAGAGGAAATTACGAGCCTCTGGCAGGGCAGCCTTTTCAATGCCAACTATGACGTCCAGAG GTTCATTGTGGGATCAGACCGTGCTATCTTCATGCTTCGCGATGGGAGCTACGCCTGGGAGATCAAGGACTTTTTGGTCGGTCAAGACAGGTGTGCTGATGTAACTCTGGAGGGCCAGGTGTACCCTGGCAAAGGAGgaggaagcaaagagaaaaataaaacaaagcaagacaagggcaaaaaaaagaaggaaggagatctGAAATCTCGGTCTTCCAAAGAAGAAAATCGAGCTGGGAATAAAAGAGAAGACCTGTGA